One window from the genome of Bacteroidales bacterium encodes:
- the glgP gene encoding alpha-glucan family phosphorylase — protein MKKQGKNKPNWKTISVQPHYSGRLKELDKLSKNIWWSWNPKAIELFKYISKDEIISDCIDPISMLKTISHKRFEELEKDVGFIKLYDEVISDFLEYTNQKFDETLPSIAYFSMEYGMANILKIYSGGLGVLAGDYLKQASDSKYNMIAVGLFYREGYFKQIISNQGDQDEIYETQRFMDLPAELVKNDAGEAVTVTAEMEGRKVYIQIWKIKVGRIKLYLLDTDRNDNNDRDKKITERLYGGDNENRLRQEIILGIGGVRALKLLNIKQNVYHLNEGHAAFTSIERLSNAMKEQQFTFNEALEYVRISSLFTTHTPVPAGHDAFSESLMMQYMGDYPNRLGISWERFVNLGKETPDKKDEKFSMSILAANTSLNINGVSKLHGEVSRKLIFNNFWKDYFPEELHIGYVTNGIHYPTWTSEDWQNLLKGEDGTPDFTKIYKVPTEDVWEIRKARKKQLIKYINSVMDTVRVRRNENPKEIAKIKDTLNQNALTIGFARRFATYKRGNLLFRDLKRLNNIINNTKQPVQFIFAGKAHPNDGGGQAIIKEIVEISKRPEFIGKIIFLENYDISLAKELVRGVDVWLNTPVRPLEASGTSGMKAVMNGVLNFSVLDGWWVEGYKKGAGWALSQEKTYKNQDLQNEYDAEQIYKTLEDEIIPLFYNRNEKDIPGEWVKHIKKCIAEIAPEFTTKRMIDDYNERYYTKLYNIFKRNTADNNKIIKEVAAWKENIKSEWNKITFVSVDTSEITNNMLVTGHSYKCKLAININGLNVEDVGVEFVISESNSAGELKIADVIECKLERVEASVAKFTVVFTPAKPGSLNYAFRLFPKNDKLAHRQDCAIVKWI, from the coding sequence GTGAAAAAACAAGGAAAAAATAAGCCGAACTGGAAAACAATAAGTGTACAACCCCATTATTCAGGTCGCCTGAAAGAACTCGATAAGTTATCAAAAAATATTTGGTGGTCATGGAATCCGAAAGCAATAGAACTTTTCAAATATATCAGTAAAGATGAAATTATTTCTGATTGTATTGATCCGATTTCTATGCTGAAAACAATAAGTCATAAACGCTTTGAAGAATTAGAAAAAGATGTAGGTTTTATTAAACTTTATGATGAGGTTATTTCTGATTTTTTAGAATATACAAATCAAAAGTTTGACGAAACCTTACCTTCAATTGCATATTTCAGTATGGAATACGGAATGGCAAATATCCTGAAAATTTATTCCGGCGGCTTGGGAGTATTGGCCGGAGATTATCTGAAACAAGCAAGCGATTCTAAATATAACATGATTGCCGTAGGTCTTTTTTACCGAGAAGGTTATTTTAAACAAATAATTTCTAATCAGGGAGACCAAGATGAAATATATGAAACTCAGCGATTTATGGATTTGCCGGCAGAATTGGTAAAAAATGATGCCGGAGAGGCTGTTACGGTTACTGCCGAAATGGAGGGAAGAAAAGTATATATTCAAATTTGGAAAATAAAAGTCGGCAGAATTAAATTATACTTACTTGATACCGACAGAAACGACAACAACGACAGAGATAAAAAAATTACCGAAAGGTTATACGGCGGTGATAATGAAAACCGATTAAGACAGGAAATCATTCTCGGAATAGGCGGTGTAAGAGCTTTAAAATTATTGAATATTAAACAAAATGTTTACCACCTTAACGAAGGGCACGCAGCTTTTACAAGTATTGAACGCCTAAGCAATGCCATGAAAGAGCAACAGTTTACATTTAACGAAGCTCTTGAATATGTGAGAATATCTTCACTTTTCACAACTCATACACCGGTTCCGGCAGGTCATGATGCATTTAGTGAAAGTTTAATGATGCAGTATATGGGAGACTACCCGAATCGTCTCGGAATTTCTTGGGAACGTTTTGTAAACCTAGGAAAAGAAACCCCTGATAAAAAAGACGAAAAATTCTCTATGAGTATTTTGGCTGCAAACACCTCCCTGAATATCAATGGGGTAAGTAAGTTGCACGGAGAAGTTTCAAGAAAATTAATTTTTAATAATTTTTGGAAAGATTATTTTCCGGAAGAACTTCATATAGGGTATGTAACAAACGGGATTCATTATCCTACGTGGACATCGGAAGATTGGCAAAACCTGTTAAAAGGAGAAGACGGAACTCCTGATTTTACGAAAATATACAAAGTGCCGACCGAAGATGTCTGGGAAATAAGAAAAGCAAGAAAAAAGCAACTTATTAAGTATATAAACAGTGTGATGGATACTGTTCGGGTAAGAAGAAATGAAAATCCGAAAGAAATTGCAAAAATCAAAGATACCCTAAACCAAAATGCCCTGACAATCGGTTTTGCAAGACGCTTCGCAACATATAAAAGAGGAAACCTGTTGTTCAGAGATTTGAAAAGGTTAAATAATATTATAAACAACACAAAACAACCTGTTCAATTTATTTTTGCGGGCAAAGCACATCCCAACGACGGCGGCGGTCAAGCAATAATAAAGGAAATCGTTGAAATATCTAAACGTCCTGAATTTATCGGCAAAATTATTTTTCTTGAAAACTATGATATTTCCCTTGCAAAAGAACTTGTAAGAGGTGTTGATGTTTGGTTGAATACTCCTGTCCGACCGTTAGAGGCATCCGGAACCAGCGGAATGAAAGCCGTTATGAACGGTGTGTTAAACTTCAGTGTTCTTGACGGTTGGTGGGTTGAAGGTTATAAAAAAGGAGCCGGTTGGGCATTATCACAAGAAAAAACTTACAAAAATCAAGATTTGCAAAATGAATATGATGCAGAACAAATATATAAAACGCTGGAAGACGAGATTATTCCTTTATTTTATAATCGCAATGAAAAAGACATCCCGGGAGAATGGGTAAAACACATAAAAAAATGTATTGCAGAAATAGCCCCGGAATTTACAACCAAGAGAATGATTGATGATTATAATGAAAGATATTACACCAAATTATATAATATATTTAAGAGAAATACGGCAGATAATAACAAAATCATAAAAGAAGTTGCTGCATGGAAAGAAAATATCAAAAGTGAATGGAATAAAATAACTTTTGTTTCTGTTGATACATCTGAAATAACAAACAATATGCTTGTTACCGGGCATTCCTATAAGTGCAAATTAGCTATTAATATAAACGGCTTAAATGTCGAAGATGTCGGTGTTGAATTTGTAATAAGCGAATCAAACAGTGCCGGCGAATTAAAAATAGCGGATGTTATTGAATGTAAACTTGAAAGAGTTGAAGCATCAGTTGCCAAGTTTACAGTTGTTTTTACTCCGGCAAAACCGGGAAGTCTAAATTATGCATTCAGGCTTTTCCCGAAAAACGATAAACTGGCTCACAGACAAGATTGTGCAATAGTTAAGTGGATTTAG
- a CDS encoding HIT family protein yields the protein MATIFSKIVNGEIPSFKITEDDNFYAFLDINPLVKGHTLVIPKKEVDYLFDLEDELIGALHIFAKKVAKAIDKSIDCIRVGVLVIGTEVPHAHIHLIPFNNESELNIKNPKLKLSKEEFIKIVKKIKSNL from the coding sequence ATGGCAACAATATTCTCGAAAATTGTAAACGGCGAAATTCCTTCCTTTAAAATTACAGAAGATGATAATTTTTATGCATTTCTGGACATTAACCCTCTTGTTAAAGGTCATACATTAGTAATTCCAAAAAAAGAAGTTGACTATTTATTTGATTTGGAAGACGAACTTATCGGTGCTTTGCATATTTTTGCTAAAAAAGTTGCAAAAGCAATAGATAAAAGCATTGATTGTATTAGGGTGGGAGTGTTAGTAATCGGAACCGAAGTTCCTCATGCACATATACATTTAATACCGTTTAATAACGAATCAGAATTAAACATTAAAAACCCGAAATTAAAGCTGTCAAAAGAAGAGTTTATAAAAATTGTAAAAAAAATTAAATCAAATTTATAA
- the greA gene encoding transcription elongation factor GreA — translation MSKITYLTEDGLKKLKEEIEHLTSVERPKISKQIAEARDKGDLSENAEYDAAKEAQGMLEAKISQLQGILGNVRVVDESKIDTGSVQLMNKVKIKNVKTGAIMEYSIVSEREADLKEKKISVDTPIAKGLMGKKKGDKVDISVPAGIMTLEVLEISF, via the coding sequence ATGTCAAAAATAACTTATTTAACAGAAGACGGTTTAAAAAAACTTAAAGAAGAAATAGAACATCTTACTTCTGTCGAAAGACCGAAAATATCAAAACAAATTGCAGAAGCAAGAGACAAAGGCGACCTATCCGAAAATGCTGAGTATGATGCAGCAAAAGAAGCACAAGGGATGCTTGAAGCAAAAATATCTCAATTGCAAGGGATATTGGGGAATGTCCGTGTTGTTGATGAATCCAAAATTGATACCGGTTCCGTTCAGCTAATGAATAAAGTTAAAATTAAGAATGTTAAAACCGGAGCAATTATGGAATACTCAATTGTATCTGAACGTGAAGCAGATTTAAAAGAAAAGAAAATATCTGTTGATACTCCGATTGCAAAAGGATTAATGGGAAAAAAGAAAGGCGACAAGGTTGATATTTCTGTTCCTGCAGGAATAATGACACTTGAAGTTCTTGAAATCTCATTCTAA